A DNA window from Pungitius pungitius chromosome 1, fPunPun2.1, whole genome shotgun sequence contains the following coding sequences:
- the LOC119221715 gene encoding uncharacterized protein LOC119221715, with amino-acid sequence MKLLLSSLLLASFCALSSWSVSSAGESAVSQSHDVSVVEGETVEITCCWTLEYETVRVIWQKNKTELTRKQMIFKNYSYGSLQNKTSNCSQLTLMHVTRGDSGTYICRVIVEIPNLIEVLGNGTVLTVTAKNNTTGPKLPLITSLAVVSPLLLIALVCVCALQRRQVHATRVIYEVPHIDSEEVEMDKHSTSSSRGSSQWCQVPVYESFDYFERVETKESG; translated from the exons ATGAAGCTTCTACTGAGCAGTCTGCTACTCGCCTCCTTTTGTGCCCTCTCATCTTGGA gtGTTTCATCTGCCGGTGAATCTGCTGTTAGCCAGAGCCATGATGTCTctgtggtggagggggagacggtAGAGATCACCTGCTGCTGGACACTAGAGTATGAAACTGTCAGAGTTATAtggcagaaaaataaaacagagttAACGAGGAAACAGATGATCTTCAAGAATTACTCTTATGGATCACTGCAAAATAAGACATCTAACTGCTCACAACTGACCTTAATGCATGTCACAAGAGGCGATTCAGGGACATACATCTGCAGGGTGATAGTGGAAATACCCAATCTCATTGAGGTGCTAGGAAATGGTACCGTCCTCACAGTCACTGCTAAGAACAACACAACAG GGCCCAAGTTGCCCCTCATCACTTCCCTGGCTGTGGTGTCTCCGTTGCTCCTCATTGCTctcgtgtgtgtctgcgctctGCAACGAAGACAAG TGCATGCCACCAGGGTGATCTACGAGGTTCCCCACATTGACTCTGAGGAGGTAGAAATGGACAAACACAGCACCAGCTCATCCAGAGGGTCTTCTCAGTGG TGTCAGGTACCAGTGTATGAATCCTTCGATTACTTTGAACGTGTCGAGACCAAAGAAAGTGGATGA
- the LOC119221712 gene encoding protein S100-P-like codes for MTQLETAMAILMKTFDTYAASEGSKSSLSKGEVKTLLEKELPGLLKSAKNPADVDKLLKSLDFNGDSEVDFSEFVVMVAALTCACHDRSPKK; via the exons ATGACCCAGCTAGAGACAGCCATGGCCATCCTGATGAAGACCTTTGATACATATGCTGCTAGCGAGGGCAGTAAGAGTAGCCTGAGCAAAGGCGAGGTCAAGACCCtgctggagaaggagctgcCTGGACTGCTGAAG TCGGCAAAGAACCCAGCCGATGTTGACAAGCTGCTCAAAAGTCTGGATTTCAATGGAGACTCAGAGGTGGACTTCAGTGAATTCGTGGTGATGGTAGCTGCTCTCACATGCGCCTGCCACGACCGCAGCCCCAAGAAGTGA
- the LOC119222288 gene encoding serine/threonine-protein phosphatase PP1-beta catalytic subunit has product MAEGELDVDSLISRLLEVRGCRPGKIVQMTEAEVRGLCIKSREIFLSQPILLELEAPLKICGDIHGQYTDLLRLFEYGGFPPEANYLFLGDYVDRGKQSLETICLLLAYKIKYPENFFLLRGNHECASINRIYGFYDECKRRFNIKLWKTFTDCFNCLPIAAIVDEKIFCCHGGLSPDLQSMEQIRRIMRPTDVPDTGLLCDLLWSDPDKDVQGWGENDRGVSFTFGADVVSKFLNRHDLDLICRAHQVVEDGYEFFAKRQLVTLFSAPNYCGEFDNAGGMMSVDETLMCSFQILKPSEKKAKYQYGGMNSGRPITPPRTAQPPKKR; this is encoded by the exons tgcGAGGATGTCGTCCAGGGAAGATCGTCCAGATGACGGAGGCGGAGGTGCGTGGCCTCTGCATCAAGTCCCGGGAGATCTTCCTCAGTCAGCCCATCCTCCTGGAGCTGGAGGCCCCGCTCAAAATCTGTG GTGACATCCACGGACAGTACACAGACCTGTTAAGGCTCTTCGAGTACGGCGGCTTCCCACCGGAGGCAAACTACCTGTTCCTGGGCGACTACGTGGACCGGGGGAAGCAGTCCCTGGAGACCATCTGCCTACTGCTGGCCTACAAGATCAAATACCCCGAGAACTTCTTCCTGCTCAGGGGCAACCACGAGTGTGCCTCCATCAACCGCATCTACGGCTTCTACGACGAGT gtAAACGCAGGTTCAACATCAAGCTGTGGAAGACCTTCACCGACTGCTTCAACTGCCTGCCCATTGCCGCCATCGTGGACGAGAAGATCTTCTGCTGCcacggag GCCTCTCCCCTGACCTGCAGTCCATGGAGCAGATCAGACGCATAATGAGACCCACAGACGTGCCCGACACAG GCCTGCTGTGCGACCTGCTGTGGTCTGACCCCGACAAAGACGTCCAGGGCTGGGGGGAAAACGACCGTGGCGTCTCCTTCACCTTTGGAGCCGATGTGGTCAGCAAGTTCCTCAACCGCCACGACCTGGACCTCATCTGCAGAGCCCACCAG GTGGTGGAAGACGGTTACGAGTTCTTCGCCAAGCGGCAGCTGGTGACTCTGTTCTCTGCCCCCAACTACTGCGGGGAGTTTGACAACGCCGGCGGCATGATGAGCGTGGATGAGACCCTGATGTGCTCCTTCCAG ATCCTGAAACCATCTGAGAAGAAAGCCAAGTACCAGTATGGAGGGATGAACTCGGGTCGGCCCATCACTCCTCCCCGCACAGCCCAGCCCCCCAAGAAGCGATGA
- the LOC134127297 gene encoding protein S100-P-like, which yields MTQLETAMAILMKTFDTYAASEGSKSSLSKGEVKTLLEKELPGLLKSAKNPADVDKLLKSLDFNGDSEVDFSEFVVMVAALTCACHDRSPKK from the exons ATGACCCAGCTAGAGACAGCCATGGCCATCCTGATGAAGACCTTTGATACATATGCTGCTAGCGAGGGCAGTAAGAGTAGCCTGAGCAAAGGCGAGGTCAAGACCCtgctggagaaggagctgcCTGGACTGCTGAAG TCGGCAAAGAACCCAGCCGATGTTGACAAGCTGCTCAAAAGTCTGGATTTCAATGGAGACTCAGAGGTGGACTTTAGTGAATTCGTGGTGATGGTAGCTGCTCTCACATGCGCCTGCCACGACCGCAGCCCCAAGAAGTGA
- the LOC119222287 gene encoding equilibrative nucleoside transporter 2, whose translation MMKERTDAPQDRGCLVGICFFILGLGTLLPWNFFMTALLYFQGRLNTTEWSNGTAVVRTEYYFNNWMTLLSQLPLLVFTLLNSFLYQRISETVRIAGSLVFILLLFILTTVLVKVPMDEDRFFSVTMATIWFINSFGAVLQGSLFGLVGLLPQKFSAIFMSGQGLAGTFAAIAMLLAIASGTDSETAALVYFITPCVGTLVTLFSYLLLPRLEFAQYYLDKRHQYEADTTDELLKESSIVENSKPTGHANGSATSSPTKGGVAAEAEVDPGPQGPKKAFLSLEQVEKGQAKASVLEVFKKIWVMAFCVTFVFTVTLSVFPAVTADVRTSCPGNWDRYFISVCCFLVFNINDWFGRTVTTLIHWPRKESRLFPALVISRVVFVPLLMLCNVQSRSFLPVVFHHDAAFTVIMALFSLSSGYFVCLSMSYAPQLVEQKDAETAGALMTFFLALGLSLGAALSFPLRALV comes from the exons ATGATGAAGGAACGGACAGATGCTCCTCAGGACCG GGGCTGCCTGGTGGGGATCTGTTTCTTCATTCTGGGCCTGGGCACGTTGCTGCCATGGAACTTCTTCATGACGGCCCTATTG TATTTCCAGGGTCGCCTAAATACAACAGAATGGAGTAACGGCACAGCGGTGGTCCGCACGGAGTACTACTTCAACAACTGGATGACCCTTCTGTCCCAGCTGCCCCTGCTGGTGTTCACCCTGCTCAACTCCTTCCTCTACCAGAG GATATCGGAGACAGTGCGCATCGCAGGGAGTTTGGTTTTtatcctgctgctcttcattcTCACAACGGTGCTGGTCAAAGTGCCCATGGACGAAGACCGCTTCTTctctgtcaccatggcaaccatctGGTTCATCAACT CGTTCGGCGCCGTGCTGCAGGGGAGTCTCTTCGGCCTGGTGGGTCTTCTCCCTCAGAAATTCAGCGCCATTTTCATGAGCGGCCAGGGCCTCGCCGGGACCTTCGCTGCCATCGCCATGCTGCTTGCCATAGCCA GTGGCACAGACTCTGAGACAGCAGCGCTGGTTTACTTCATCACGCCATGTGTGGGGACGCTAGTCACGCTCTTCAGCTACCTGCTGCTGCCACGCCTG GAGTTTGCTCAGTACTATCTGGACAAAAGGCACCAGTATGAGGCAGACACCACGGACGAGTTGCTGAAAG AGAGCAGCATAGTGGAGAACAGCAAGCCGACTGGCCACGCTAACGGCTCAGCAACCAGCAGCCCAACCAAGGGGGGTGTAGCAGCGGAGGCCGAGGTGGACCCCGGTCCACAGGGCCCAAAGAAGGCCTTTCTGTCCTTGGAGCAGGTCGAGAAGGGACAAGCTAAGGCCTCGGTCCTTGAGGTCTTCAAAAAG aTCTGGGTGATGGCGTTCTGTGTGACCTTTGTGTTCACCGTCACTTTGTCCGTCTTCCCTGCTGTCACAGCAGATGTCAGGACCTCATGTCCAGGAAATTGGG ACCGCTACTTTATCTCCGTGTGCTGCTTCCTGGTGTTCAACATCAACGACTGGTTCGGTCGGACCGTCACTACCTTGATACATTGG CCTCGCAAAGAGTCCCGCCTGTTCCCGGCGCTCGTGATCTCCCGGGTGGTGTTTGTCCCCCTGCTGATGCTCTGCAACGTCCAGAGTCGCTCCTTCCTCCCCGTCGTCTTCCACCACGACGCTGCTTTCACCGTCATCATGgccctcttctctctgtccagTGGCTACTTCGTATGTCTGTCCATGTCCTACGCGCCGCA GCTGGTGGAGCAGAAGGATGCAGAGACAGCAGGGGCCTTGATGACTTTCTTCTTGGCCCTGGGCCTGTCCTTAGGAGCCGCCCTGTCCTTCCCTCTGCGGGCTCTAGTCTag